In one uncultured Devosia sp. genomic region, the following are encoded:
- a CDS encoding gluconokinase → MDTSSMSTAPSQPRSEPARIIIVMGVSSSGKSTVGQSIARRLHVPFLDGDGYHPEANVEKMRAGTPLTDDDRWPWLERLAQALHEAADRKQAAVGACSSLKRAYRDCLVEKAGEPIRFVYLKGSREVIGERMARRKHEYMPTSLLDSQFATLEEPDPATENVLVLPVTDSVEKLTMSVVKTLDHLKSFKRWQ, encoded by the coding sequence ATGGACACATCCTCTATGTCGACGGCGCCTTCACAGCCACGGTCTGAACCAGCCCGCATCATCATCGTCATGGGCGTCAGCTCGTCGGGCAAGTCCACGGTCGGCCAGTCCATCGCCCGGCGCCTCCACGTCCCCTTCCTCGACGGCGACGGCTATCACCCCGAAGCCAATGTCGAAAAGATGCGCGCCGGGACACCTTTGACCGACGATGACCGCTGGCCCTGGCTCGAACGTCTGGCCCAGGCCCTGCACGAAGCCGCCGATCGCAAGCAAGCCGCTGTCGGCGCCTGCTCCTCGCTCAAGCGCGCCTATCGCGATTGTCTCGTCGAAAAGGCCGGCGAGCCCATCCGCTTCGTCTATCTCAAGGGCAGCCGCGAAGTCATCGGCGAGCGCATGGCACGGCGCAAGCACGAATATATGCCGACCAGCCTGCTCGATTCGCAGTTCGCCACGCTCGAAGAGCCCGATCCCGCAACCGAGAATGTCCTGGTCCTGCCGGTCACCGACAGCGTCGAAAAGCTCACCATGTCCGTGGTCAAGACCCTCGACCACCTCAAGAGCTTCAAGCGCTGGCAGTAG
- a CDS encoding SDR family oxidoreductase encodes MPTNPFDLTGKRALVTGSSRGLGLAMATALAQAGAAVVLNARDSVALGAAAQDLAATGATVNAVAFDVTSRESINEAVTYIEDEIGPIDILVNNAGMQFRSSLEAFPPEKFDQVLATNLTSVFNVSQPVARYMIARGHGKIINICSLLAELSRPSVAPYAATKGAVANLTRGMAVDWAKHGLNINGIAPGYFATELNDALLKDDKFNSWIETRTPMGRWGQPEELGGTAVFLASEASRFVNGHILYVDGAFTATV; translated from the coding sequence GTGCCCACCAATCCCTTCGACCTCACCGGCAAACGTGCCCTTGTCACCGGCTCCAGCCGCGGCCTCGGCCTCGCCATGGCCACCGCCCTCGCCCAGGCCGGCGCCGCCGTTGTCCTCAATGCGCGCGACAGTGTCGCCTTGGGGGCAGCCGCGCAGGACCTTGCCGCCACTGGCGCGACGGTCAATGCCGTGGCCTTCGACGTCACCAGCCGCGAGAGCATCAACGAGGCTGTGACCTATATCGAGGACGAGATCGGTCCTATCGATATCCTCGTCAACAATGCTGGCATGCAGTTCCGCTCGAGCCTCGAAGCCTTTCCGCCCGAGAAATTCGATCAGGTCCTCGCCACCAACCTGACCTCGGTCTTCAATGTCAGCCAGCCCGTCGCGCGCTACATGATCGCGCGCGGCCATGGCAAGATCATCAACATCTGCTCGCTGCTGGCCGAGCTCTCCCGCCCCTCGGTCGCGCCCTATGCCGCCACCAAGGGCGCCGTCGCCAATCTCACCCGCGGCATGGCCGTCGATTGGGCCAAACACGGCCTCAACATCAACGGCATCGCCCCAGGCTATTTCGCCACCGAGCTCAATGACGCATTGCTCAAGGACGACAAGTTCAATAGCTGGATCGAGACCCGGACCCCCATGGGGCGCTGGGGCCAGCCCGAGGAACTGGGCGGCACAGCCGTCTTCCTCGCTTCCGAAGCCTCAAGATTCGTGAATGGACACATCCTCTATGTCGACGGCGCCTTCACAGCCACGGTCTGA
- the gndA gene encoding NADP-dependent phosphogluconate dehydrogenase, translating into MSTADIGLIGLAVMGSNLALNIAEKGYTIAVHNRTAAKIDDFVVTAKEQGLDSKVIPKADLADFIQTIKAPRSIIIMVKAGQPVDDMIEQLLPHLEKGDAIIECGNSLYTDTQRRFDYLKPKGIGYLGVGVSGGEEGARHGPSIMVGGSKEQWHNAEAVLTAIAAQFNGESCCAYLGEGGAGHFVKMIHNGIEYGDMQMIAEIYGVMRDGLGMSAKECAAVFQEWNKGPLNSYLIEITGHVLEAVDADTGKPLVDLILDKAGQKGTGMWSAVVAQQMGVPATAIEGAVAARSLSSRKSERVAAEAIYGKPDRAKTDVTLADLEKALLAGKIVSYAQGFAVINKASEEFGWSLPLATIAKIWRAGCIIRSRFLDQMSSAYAKGEATNLLVVPDFVTIMKDAHPSLRKVVAAAAVGEFPMICLSASLSYFDSYRQAQGTANLTQGQRDFFGAHGFEIEGRGSDLHGTWPSTLGK; encoded by the coding sequence ATGTCGACAGCGGATATTGGCCTGATTGGCCTGGCAGTGATGGGCTCCAACCTGGCGCTGAATATTGCCGAAAAAGGCTACACTATCGCTGTGCACAACCGAACCGCGGCCAAGATCGACGACTTCGTCGTGACGGCCAAGGAGCAGGGCCTCGACAGCAAGGTCATTCCCAAGGCGGACCTCGCCGATTTCATCCAGACGATCAAGGCGCCGCGCTCGATCATCATCATGGTCAAGGCCGGCCAGCCGGTCGACGACATGATCGAGCAGCTGCTGCCGCATCTGGAAAAGGGCGACGCCATCATCGAATGCGGCAATTCGCTGTATACCGACACGCAGCGCCGCTTCGACTACCTCAAGCCCAAGGGCATCGGCTATCTCGGCGTCGGTGTTTCGGGCGGTGAAGAAGGCGCGCGCCATGGCCCCTCGATCATGGTCGGCGGCTCCAAGGAACAGTGGCACAATGCCGAGGCGGTTCTGACCGCCATCGCTGCCCAGTTCAATGGCGAGAGCTGCTGCGCCTATCTGGGCGAAGGTGGCGCCGGCCATTTCGTCAAGATGATCCACAATGGCATCGAATATGGCGACATGCAGATGATCGCCGAAATCTACGGCGTGATGCGCGATGGCTTGGGTATGTCGGCCAAGGAATGCGCTGCCGTATTCCAGGAATGGAACAAGGGTCCGCTCAATTCCTACCTGATCGAAATCACCGGCCATGTGCTGGAGGCCGTCGACGCAGACACCGGCAAGCCGCTGGTCGACCTGATCCTCGACAAGGCCGGCCAGAAGGGCACAGGCATGTGGTCCGCCGTTGTCGCCCAGCAGATGGGTGTGCCGGCTACCGCCATCGAAGGCGCTGTTGCGGCCCGTTCGCTGTCGTCGCGCAAGTCCGAGCGCGTTGCCGCCGAAGCCATCTATGGCAAGCCGGATCGTGCCAAGACCGACGTTACGCTGGCTGACCTCGAAAAGGCGCTGCTGGCCGGCAAGATCGTCTCCTATGCCCAGGGCTTTGCGGTGATCAACAAGGCCTCGGAAGAATTCGGCTGGTCGCTGCCGCTCGCCACGATCGCCAAGATCTGGCGCGCCGGCTGCATTATCCGTTCGCGCTTCCTCGATCAGATGTCGTCGGCCTATGCCAAGGGCGAAGCGACCAACCTGCTTGTCGTGCCTGACTTCGTGACGATCATGAAGGACGCTCACCCGAGCCTGCGCAAGGTGGTGGCCGCCGCTGCCGTCGGCGAATTCCCGATGATCTGCCTCTCGGCTTCGCTGAGCTATTTCGACAGCTACCGCCAGGCCCAGGGAACCGCCAACCTGACCCAGGGCCAGCGCGATTTCTTCGGCGCGCATGGCTTCGAGATCGAAGGCCGCGGCAGCGATCTGCACGGCACCTGGCCGTCGACGCTGGGCAAGTAA
- a CDS encoding GGDEF domain-containing protein, which produces MTGHFFFTLLNPGVSAILVATFLLLWRKRPDQTYLGMLALAFLTSGLAFVVNDFLPGFDSILSRVAANLFFLIAITSACIGALLRVRARVPTGLFAITSLVCAAGFMWFLTAAPSTEARIYVVSVAYVVITATTAWKLFRVSPLKGMDWLFIGLTLGLTALSILRPAATLLNQLDTNAGGSFRESTYWATVQAATPILAIAIGLAFLAALALKLFDELSLEANRDFLTGLLNRRGFDKGVQKFLLGSRNNTRPGVMIVDIDNFKLVNDSYGHGVGDNVIASVAHILSQRGKAELVARTGGEEFTLFYRDVSRTELLDHAAAIRGELAQGSFSGIPADHIITLSMGLHSGTGTESISEMMSHADQALYDAKRSGKDRAVLGAVPLRTVPTGHERRTGSRLRA; this is translated from the coding sequence GTGACTGGGCATTTTTTCTTTACGCTATTGAATCCGGGCGTTTCGGCGATCCTGGTCGCGACCTTCCTGCTGCTCTGGCGCAAACGTCCGGACCAGACCTATCTCGGCATGCTCGCGCTTGCTTTCCTCACCAGCGGTCTGGCCTTTGTCGTCAATGACTTCCTGCCCGGCTTTGACTCAATTCTTTCGCGCGTCGCAGCCAATCTCTTCTTCCTGATCGCCATTACCTCCGCCTGCATCGGAGCCTTGCTGCGTGTCAGGGCGCGCGTGCCGACAGGCCTTTTCGCGATCACCAGCCTGGTCTGCGCTGCCGGGTTCATGTGGTTCCTCACGGCCGCCCCATCGACCGAAGCCCGCATCTATGTGGTCAGCGTCGCCTATGTGGTCATCACGGCCACCACGGCGTGGAAACTGTTCCGCGTCTCCCCGCTCAAGGGCATGGACTGGCTGTTCATCGGCCTGACACTGGGCCTGACCGCCCTGTCGATCCTCCGCCCCGCCGCTACCCTGCTCAATCAGCTCGATACCAATGCCGGCGGCTCCTTCCGCGAGTCCACCTATTGGGCCACGGTCCAGGCGGCGACGCCCATTCTTGCCATCGCCATCGGCCTGGCCTTCCTGGCGGCCCTTGCGCTCAAACTCTTCGACGAGCTCTCCCTCGAAGCCAATCGCGACTTCCTCACCGGCCTGCTCAACCGCCGCGGCTTCGACAAGGGCGTGCAGAAATTCCTTCTCGGGTCGCGCAACAACACCCGGCCGGGCGTCATGATAGTCGACATCGACAACTTCAAGCTGGTCAATGACAGTTATGGCCACGGCGTCGGCGATAATGTCATTGCATCGGTCGCCCACATCCTGTCGCAGCGCGGCAAGGCCGAACTCGTTGCCCGCACCGGTGGCGAGGAATTCACGCTGTTCTACCGCGATGTGTCGCGCACCGAACTGCTCGATCATGCCGCCGCCATTCGCGGCGAACTTGCGCAAGGCAGCTTCTCCGGCATTCCCGCCGATCACATCATCACCCTGAGCATGGGCCTTCATTCCGGCACCGGCACGGAATCGATCAGCGAAATGATGAGCCACGCCGACCAGGCCCTCTACGACGCCAAGCGTAGCGGCAAGGATAGAGCCGTCCTCGGCGCTGTCCCGCTCCGCACCGTCCCCACCGGCCACGAGCGCCGCACCGGCAGCCGCCTGCGCGCCTGA
- a CDS encoding GNAT family N-acetyltransferase has protein sequence MTQTTIRPAADADIPAVLAIVAPTLAAGETYAIATDLDAAGVIAYWFGPTHEVFVAEQDGIILGTYYLMANQQGGGAHVANCGYMTAPAAQGKGIARAMCQHSLIRARDRGFRAMQFNHVVSTNTRAVALWQSLGFDIVGTLPMAFRHPTHGYVDSFVMFQSFD, from the coding sequence ATGACCCAGACGACCATACGCCCCGCCGCTGACGCCGACATTCCCGCCGTCCTCGCCATCGTCGCGCCCACCCTGGCCGCCGGCGAAACCTATGCCATCGCCACCGATCTCGATGCGGCAGGCGTCATCGCCTATTGGTTCGGCCCGACCCACGAGGTCTTCGTCGCCGAACAGGACGGCATCATCCTCGGCACCTATTACCTCATGGCCAATCAGCAGGGCGGCGGCGCCCATGTCGCCAATTGCGGCTACATGACTGCGCCGGCGGCCCAGGGCAAGGGCATCGCCCGCGCCATGTGCCAGCACTCCCTGATCCGCGCCCGGGACCGCGGCTTCCGCGCCATGCAGTTCAACCACGTTGTCTCGACCAACACCCGCGCCGTTGCCCTCTGGCAAAGCCTGGGCTTCGATATCGTCGGTACGCTCCCCATGGCGTTCCGCCACCCCACCCACGGCTATGTGGATAGTTTCGTGATGTTCCAGTCATTCGACTAG